One Conexivisphaerales archaeon DNA window includes the following coding sequences:
- a CDS encoding DoxX family protein, which translates to MTSLLTALLFPYLPYIALIARVWYGINTMIHGYPKFTQRKQVIQMMAGWWGMQNSIGAVSSMVSIAALLEFVGGIFMIIGFLVPIVSLLYAIFFLSIIIMKKRRVKSKYIDPSGNSYEADALYLLLAIVLIFLGAGQFSVDSLIGF; encoded by the coding sequence ATGACATCTTTGCTGACTGCTCTGCTATTCCCATATTTACCGTATATTGCACTAATAGCAAGAGTTTGGTACGGCATCAACACAATGATACATGGCTACCCTAAGTTTACTCAGAGAAAACAAGTCATCCAGATGATGGCTGGCTGGTGGGGAATGCAAAACAGTATAGGTGCTGTATCCTCGATGGTTAGTATTGCAGCGCTTCTGGAATTCGTTGGTGGTATATTCATGATAATAGGCTTTCTAGTCCCCATAGTCTCTTTACTCTACGCAATATTCTTCCTGTCTATCATAATAATGAAAAAGAGGAGGGTAAAGTCAAAGTACATCGACCCCTCTGGCAATAGCTACGAAGCTGATGCTCTATATCTGTTGCTTGCAATAGTGCTGATCTTCCTAGGCGCAGGACAGTTCTCGGTAGATTCACTGATAGGATTCTAG
- a CDS encoding helix-turn-helix domain-containing protein produces the protein MNQEPIDEHWCPITAASAILGRRWHLVLIDRLMKGSLRFNELRNSIPSISGKVLSETLREMEREGLIQRSITTDHQIVIMYSLTEKGKELSSVLRELRVWGEKWLLPKAKISR, from the coding sequence TTGAACCAAGAACCGATTGATGAACATTGGTGTCCTATAACAGCTGCTTCCGCCATTCTGGGAAGGCGATGGCATCTGGTTCTTATTGATAGGCTCATGAAGGGTTCTCTTAGATTCAACGAATTAAGAAATTCAATCCCATCTATATCCGGCAAAGTACTTTCCGAGACACTCAGAGAGATGGAGAGAGAGGGGCTGATTCAGAGGTCTATCACTACTGACCATCAGATTGTTATAATGTATTCCCTGACAGAGAAAGGAAAAGAGCTAAGCAGTGTTCTGAGAGAGCTAAGGGTGTGGGGAGAAAAATGGCTGTTACCCAAAGCTAAAATCTCCCGATGA
- a CDS encoding GIY-YIG nuclease family protein, which produces MKINSGLYQLTIMLQKTIDISVGKLGSFTFPEGYYIYTGSAKRNRESRIARHLNKHKKPHWHIDYLTQYGNVIHVKRYNGKLSECELNGKIQISYDADIIAKGFGSSDCSCTTHLFYLGLSSSPRRK; this is translated from the coding sequence ATGAAAATAAATTCTGGCCTTTATCAACTAACAATAATGCTTCAAAAAACAATAGATATCTCCGTAGGCAAGCTAGGAAGTTTTACGTTTCCCGAGGGTTATTATATCTATACAGGGAGTGCAAAAAGAAATAGAGAATCGAGGATAGCAAGGCATCTAAATAAGCATAAGAAGCCTCACTGGCACATCGACTATCTTACCCAGTATGGAAACGTGATACACGTAAAGAGGTATAATGGCAAATTATCTGAGTGCGAACTGAATGGAAAAATACAAATTAGCTACGATGCTGATATAATTGCAAAGGGATTTGGTTCATCCGATTGCAGTTGCACAACGCATCTTTTCTATCTAGGCTTGAGTTCATCTCCTAGGAGAAAGTGA
- a CDS encoding nucleotidyltransferase domain-containing protein codes for MEKPNINQTTLRILGLYLNDYSKALHVRQISREIGIDVKSVLIQLQKLEKMNILTSTMQGRNREYRLNLANSIALYYIIMAENFVSIRYLLENFLIKKVAKEMSRLLYDPILLFGSFAKGQATEDSDIDLFIITDRKIEKRPFLEIGKLVDRDINVQCYGVKKILNGLQYRDPLLIEVVSNHIVLKGADKFCDIMWRYYAGQ; via the coding sequence TTGGAAAAACCCAACATTAACCAGACCACGCTAAGGATTCTCGGTCTCTACTTAAATGACTACAGTAAAGCGCTCCATGTTAGACAGATATCAAGAGAAATCGGTATTGATGTAAAATCGGTATTGATCCAGCTCCAAAAACTTGAGAAAATGAACATCTTGACCAGCACCATGCAAGGGAGAAACAGAGAATACAGGCTCAATCTTGCGAATTCAATCGCGCTGTATTACATTATAATGGCGGAGAACTTTGTATCCATTCGGTATCTCTTGGAGAATTTTCTTATAAAGAAGGTAGCCAAGGAGATGTCCAGACTTCTTTATGATCCAATACTCTTGTTTGGTAGCTTTGCGAAGGGTCAAGCTACCGAAGATAGCGATATAGACCTGTTTATCATAACAGACAGGAAGATCGAAAAGCGACCATTTCTGGAAATAGGAAAGCTAGTTGACAGAGACATAAATGTTCAGTGCTATGGCGTAAAAAAGATCCTTAATGGACTACAGTACAGAGACCCGCTCCTAATAGAAGTAGTTTCAAACCACATAGTACTTAAAGGAGCAGACAAATTCTGCGATATAATGTGGCGATACTATGCGGGACAATAA
- a CDS encoding HEPN domain-containing protein, producing MRKSTNAIKAMEVNTEAGIMDWAVSAAYYAMYFAVYSLLSKVGIKCEIHDCTIALFEYLFGNIVKKGMVEEIKLAKKDRIESQYYVEERRVHVTGTIEKTKKFVLEVERIIDNLDQQQVANLRQKLLSIKESR from the coding sequence TTGCGTAAGTCTACGAATGCGATAAAGGCTATGGAAGTTAACACGGAGGCTGGCATAATGGATTGGGCTGTGTCGGCAGCTTACTATGCAATGTACTTTGCAGTCTATTCTCTGCTATCTAAGGTTGGAATAAAATGCGAGATCCACGACTGCACAATCGCGCTCTTTGAATACCTCTTTGGTAATATCGTCAAGAAAGGAATGGTGGAAGAGATCAAACTCGCAAAAAAGGACAGGATTGAGAGTCAGTATTATGTGGAGGAAAGACGAGTTCATGTAACAGGAACGATCGAGAAAACAAAGAAATTTGTCCTGGAAGTGGAGAGAATCATAGATAACCTTGACCAACAACAGGTAGCAAACTTGCGACAAAAACTATTGAGTATTAAAGAGTCAAGGTAG